The Amycolatopsis sp. QT-25 genomic sequence GCCAGCAGCGTCAGCCCGGCGAACGACGCGATCGCGCCCGCCCGGCCGATGGACGTGCCGAGCAGCTCGACGCCGTTGCCGAGCACCCCCCAGTCGAACACCGGGTCGAAGCGCCGGTCGAGTGCGAGCCCGAAGCCGATGTCGATGGCCTTGACGACGGTCAAGACCCCGAGGACCGCGCCGGCGGACACCGCGAAGATCCGCCTCGCGCCGTCGCGCAGCATCAGCACGACGGCCACCCCGAGCAGCGCTTCCACCGGCAGCCGCACGAACGTCTCCGGTGTCAGCCCATCCAGCCCATCCAGCCCACCGAGGTCGTCCGGCGCGAGCAGGGCGAACAGCACGAGGGCGGCGGACAGCGTCGTCGCCGCGCCGGACGCGATCTCGCGGGCTGTCGTCCGGTCGCCGGGCAGGCCGGCCAGGGCGGAACGCGGGAAAACCGACAAGGCTGGTTCCTTCCGGGGTGGGCTGCCTTCATCGGGTGACACGGACGGCGGGCCCCGGCGGTTCAGCCCGAGCGCCAGGGGTCTTCGAGCAGCGCGGCGAGCGCGACCATCGTGGACCGCGAGGAGCCGTACCGGGTGACGGTCAGCGTGGCGGAGCATCGCGTCGTCTCGGAAAGCGCCGCGGACCAAGGTCGAGTCCGCCCCGGCCGGCGCATCCGGGTCGGGCACGTGCCCGCGGGCTGGACGGGGCCTGCGGGCCGGTAGCCTGCGCTGGTGAGCGAACAGATCTGGGCGGCCCTCGGTGCGACGTCCCTCGACGAAGTCCGGCGGCGGGCCGCGGTGATCGACGCGGTCACCGAGATCGAACCGGTCGAGGTGGACGGCGCGGAGCGATTCGCCTGGAACGACGGCGGCGGGCAGTCGGCGGTCTGGTATTTCACGCCGGACAAGCAGGCGCTGCTGCTGACCTTCGACCACGAGTCGGAGCTGAACCTGTACGCCGAAGAGGACTACTCGGTGCAGGAGGCGCTCTACGGCGGCGTGCCCGAACACCTCGTCGCGCTGGTGCGGAACCGCCCCGAGAACTACGAGTCGCTGAACCTCGTCGATACCGGGACGGGAGCGGCGATCCACTACGCCGGTGGCGTGTTCTGGTTCGACGGCGAGCGGTGGACACAGGCCGAAGGCTTCCTGGAGCACTGCCGCCGGGAAGACCTGGATCCGCTGAGCGAGTCGGGGTTCGCCTACTGCGTCGGTCATTACCGGTTCGGCGAGGACTTCACACCCGAGGCGATCGTCGAGGAACGTGCCGCCGACGGCTGGTACGAAGACGACGCGGAACGGGAGAAGGCGCTGGCCGAGATCCGGGAGATCTTCGCGCGGCTCGGCTGAGGCTCCCCTCAGCGCACGATCTTGGCTTCGCTGTGGCACCGTTTCAGGCATGAGTCTGCTCCTGGGGCCGTTGCTGCGCCATGTCGACGAGACGTCGGCGACGCTGTGGGTCGAGACCGACACCGCGAGTGAGGTCGAAGTCCTCGGCACGACCACGAGAACGTTCGAGATCCGGGGTCACCACTACGCCCTGCTCGTACTGACCGGGCTCGAACCCGGCACCTGCACCGAGTACGAAGTGCGCGTGGACGGCGAAAAGGCCTGGCCGCTGCCGGAGTCCGAATTCCCGCCCAGCCGCATCCGGACCCTGCCCGAGAACGAGTCCCGGGTCCGGCTCGTGTTCGGCTCCTGCCGCAAACCGCACGACGGCGACACCTTCGGCCCGGACGCGCTCGCCGCGTACGCCCGCCGGATGGCCGGCGGCGAGGAATCCGAGTGGCCGCAGGCGTTGTTGATGCTCGGAGACCAGGTCTACGCCGACGAGACCACCGACGAGACGCAGGAATGGCTGAAGAAGCGTCGCGACACCTCGAAGCCGCCCGGCACCGAGGTGACGGACTTCGAGGAGTACACGCACCTCTACCTCGAAGCCTGGGGCGAGCCGACGATCCGCTGGCTGCTCTCCACCGTGCCCACGTCGATGATCTTCGACGACCACGACGTCCGCGACGACTGGAACACCTCCCACACGTGGCGGCAGCAGATGCGCGCCCAGCCGTGGTGGCAGGAGCGCCTGCGCGGGGCGATCATGTCGTACTGGGTCTACCAGCACCTCGGTAATCTCGGCCCCGCCGAACTCGCCGAGGACCCGACCTACCAGAAGGCCGTCTCCTCCGGAGAGGACAACGCCGACCTGCTCGTCGCCTACGCCGACGAAGCCGACAACGAACGCGACGGCACCAAGGGCGCCCGATGGAGTTACCGGCGCGACTTCGGCAAGGTGCGGCTGCTGGTCATCGACAGCCGGGCGGGCCGGATCCTGGAGCCCGGCCATCGGTCGATGGTCGACGACGACGAGTTCGACTGGATCGAGGACAACGCCGCGAACGACGATGAGCCGTGCGACCACCTGCTCATCGGGTCCTCGCTGCCGTGGCTGCTGCCGCCGGTCATCTCCCACCTGCAGTCCCTCAACGAGCGGGCCTGCAACCGTCCCGGCTGGCGAGGACGGCTCGCGGAGCAGATCCGGCAGGCGGGCGACCTCGAACACTGGGCGGCGTTCCGCGCGTCGTTCGACCGGCTCGCCGCCATGATCGCGCGCGAGGGGCGCGTGGAGGATCCGCCCGCCACCATCTCGGTGCTCTCCGGCGACGTCCATCACGCCTACATCGCCGAGGCACGCTACCCGGAGCCGGTGACGTCGGCGGTGTACCAGCTCACCTGCTCGCCGGTGCACAACGCGATGCCGCGGCCGCTCCGGCTCGCGTTCGCCGCCACTTGGTCGGCCTCGCTGGCGAAGCTCACGCGCCGATGGGCGGCGCGGGGCGGTGTCGAACCCCTGCCACTCGGCTGGGAAAAGACGTCGGGACCGCATTTCGGCAACGTCATCGCCACGGTCGAGACCGACGGCCGCTCCGCCGTCACGACGATCGAACAGGCCGTCGGTGACGGGCTGACCGAAGTAGCCAGGCAGAGGCTCGCCTGACCCGCTCCCGCGCTCGGTAATATCGCCGCGTGACAACCTCTGCCGAAACACTCGAGTTCCAGTCGGAGGCACGTCAGCTCCTGCAGCTGATGATCCACTCGATCTACTCGAACAAGGACACGTTCCTGCGGGAACTGGTGTCCAACGCCTCCGACGCACTGGACAAACTCCGCCTCGAAGCGTTCCGTGACAAGGACCTCCAGGCGGACACCGACGATCTCCACATCGAGATCGGAACCGACCCCGAAAAGCGCACGCTGACCGTGCGGGACAACGGAATCGGGATGAGCCGGGACGACGTCGTGGCGCTGATCGGCACGATCGCGAAATCCGGTACCGCCGAATTCCTGAAGAAACTGAAGGAGACCAAGGATTCCGCGGCCTCGCAGGACCTGATCGGCCAATTCGGCATCGGGTTCTACGCCAGCTTCATGGTGGCCGACAAGGTCACGCTGCTGACGCGCCGCGCCGGATCGGACGAGGGCGTCCGCTGGGAGTCCGAGGGCGAAGGCACGTACACCATCGAGACGGTCCCCGACCTGCCGCAGGGCACGTCGGTCGTCCTGCACCTCAAGCCCGAGGACGCCGAGGACCAGCTCTTCGACTACACCTCGGCCGCGAAGATCAAGCAGATCGTCAAGAAGTACTCGGACTTCATCACCTGGCCGATCCGGATGACCGAGGGCGAAGAGGTCGTCACGGTCAACTCGATGAAGGCGCTGTGGGCCCGCTCGTCCAGCGACGTCACCGAGGACGAGTACAACGAGTTCTATAAGCACGTCGCGCACGACTGGAACGATCCACTGGAGACGATCCGCCTCCAGGCCGAGGGCACCTTCGAGTACCAGGCGCTGCTGTTCCTGCCGGGGCACGCGCCGCTCGACCTGTTCATGCGGGAACGCAAACGCGGTGTCCAGCTGTACGTGAAGCGCGTCTTCATCATGGACGACTGCGAAGCGCTGATGCCGGAGTACTTGCGCTTCGTGAAGGGCGTCGTCGACGCGCAGGACCTCTCGCTCAACGTGTCGCGCGAGATCCTGCAGCAGGACCGGCAGATCCAGCTGATCCGCCGTCGCCTGGTCAAGAAGGTCCTCTCGACGGTCAAGACCCTGATGGCCGACGAGAACCCGGACAAGTACGAAACGTTCTGGAAGGAGTTCGGCCGCGCCGTCAAGGAAGGCCTGCTGGACGACCACGAGAACCGCACCGCGATCCTCGACATCTGCTCGTTCGCCTCGACCCACGACGTAGACGGCACCGGGAAGCTCACGTCGCTGCGCGAGTACGTCGAGCGGATGAAGGACGGCCAGGAGCACATCTACTATCTGACCGGCGAGTCGCGGCAGAGCATCGAGAACTCCCCGCATCTGGAAGCCTTCCGGGCCAAGGGGTACGAGGTGCTCGTGCTCACCGACCCGATCGACGAGATGTGGGTCGACGCGGTTCCGGCCTTCGAGGAGAAGCAGTTCCAGTCGGTCGCGAAGGGCGAGGTCGAACTCGGCTCCGACACCACCGACGAGCAGAAGGAGGAGTTCTCCGGGCTCCTGAGCTGGCTCACGAAGACCCTCTCCGAGCAGGTCAAGGAGGTGCGGCTCTCGTCGCGGCTGACGACGTCGCCCGCCTGCATCGTCGGCGACACGAACGACGTCACCCCGACGCTGGAGAAGATGTACCGCGCGATGGGCCAGGAAATGCCGCGGATCAAGCGGATCCTGGAACTCAACCCGGGCCACCCGCTGGTCTCCGGGCTGCGGGCCTCGTTCGCCGAGAAGGGTGAGAACGACGGGCTCGCCGAGACCGCCGAACTGCTCTACGGCATGGCTCTGCTGGCCGAAGGCGGTGAACTGGGCGACCCCGCCCGCTTCACCAAGCTGCTGGCCACCCACCTCCAGAAGACCCTGTAGCCCCAGTACGTGAAGGCCCCCTTCCTTGCGCCCAGGTACGGGAAGGGGGCCTTCACGTACTTCTATGGCCGGGTCCGCCAGAGCACCAGCACGAAGTACGGCGTCCCGACCATCGCGATGACCAGGCCCGCCGGGATCTGGGCGGGGGCGATGACCGTCCGCCCGAGGGTGTCCGCGACGCTCACCAGCAGCGCCCCGAGCGCCGCGGCCACCGGGATCACCCGGCCGTGCCGTCCGCCGACGAGCGAACGCGCCAGATGCGGCGCGACCAGCCCGACGAACACGACCACGCCGATCGCGGACACGGCGGTGGCCGCCAGGATCCCGGAGGCGGCCAGCACCACCAGCCGGGACCGTTCGACGCGCAGGCCGAGCACGCGCGGGGTGTCCTCGTCCAGGGCGTGCAGATCCAGTTCGCGGTGCTTGATCCACGACAACGGCGTCAGCACGATCAGCGCCAAGGCCACCGGCGCGACCTGTTCCAGCGTGCGGCCGTAGGTCGACCCCGAAAGCCAGGTCAGCGCCTTGGCCGAGTTCCACGGGTCCGAGACCACGATCAGCAGGGTGATCAGCGCCATCCCGGCCGACCAGACCGCGATGCCGATGATCACCAACCGGTCCGAATCGAGTCCCGACCGCCATGCCAGCCCGTAGACCAGCGCGAACACGACGGTCGCGCCGACGCCGGCGGCACCGGCGATCGACCACGCGCCGACCGCGGGGACGATGGTGATCAGCGTGATCGCGCCGAGCCCGGCCCCCGCGGTGATACCGAGCAAGCCGGGTTCGGCGAGCGGGTTGCGGCTGACCGACTGGATCCCGCAGCCCGACACCGCCAGCGCGGCGCCGGCGAGCAGCGCGGCCAGCACCCGCGGAAGTCGCTGGTCCAGCACGAAGGTCAAAGCGGTCCCGGTGTTGCCGTCGACCCAGTTCGCGAGGTCCCCGAGCAGCACCATCCGGTCGCCCAGCATCAGGCCCACCACCGGGACGACGGCGAGCAGCGCCACCAAGACGACGGAAATGGTCACGAGCCGCCGGGCCGAGCCGGCGACCCCGACCCGTCCTGCCGGAGCCGGACGACGTGAGCCGCTGCCCCGGCCGCGCCGCGCCAGCCACACCATCACGACGGCACCGACGATCGTGGTCACCACCCCGGTCGGGACCCGCACGGCGGCGGCCGAACCCATGATCGCCCGCAGGACGACGTCGGCGCCGAGCACCGTCACCACGCCGACCAGCCCGGACACCGGCAGCAGCGCGCGGTGTTTGGCGATCGGCAGCAGCAGCCGCGTGATCACCGGCGCGCTCAGCCCGACGAACCCGACCGGCCCGGCGACCGTCACCGCCGCCGCGGTCAGCGCGACGGTCAGCACCACCGCGGTGACCCGCGTCCGGCGGACCCGCAGGCCGAGCACGGTCGCGTTGTCGTCGCCGAGGGCGAGGACGTCGAGTCTGCGGCCCATCGCGATGAGCGCCACCACGGCGAGCACCACGATCGGCGTCATCTGGCCGGTGGCGCGCAGATCGGCGACGGTGAGCGAACCACTGCCCCACGCGAACAGCCCGTTCGTCTCCTGCTCGAACAGGAGCAGCAGCAGGATGGTCACGGACTGGAGCGCCAGCAGCACCGCGGAGCCCACGAGCACCAGCCGCGGACTCGCCGAACCGCCGCCCGCGAGGCCCAGCACGACGACGGCCGCGGCGAGCCCGCCCGCGAACGCCGCCCCGCCGACCGGGACGAGCGGCAGGGAAAGCCCGAACGCGGAGATGGCCACCACGGCGAAATGCGCGCCCGCGTTGACCGCGAGGGTGTCGGGCGAGGCGAGCGGGTTCCGCGCCACGGACTGCAATCCCGCGCCCGCGACACCGAGCGCGATCCCGAGCAGCAACGCGGCGAGCAGCCGGGGGACGCGCGAACCCTCGAGTACCGCCAGGGTCTGTGCGTCACCCTGACCGAAGATCGCCTTCACCACGTCCAGCGGACCGGACGTCGAGGTGCCCTGGGTCAGGTGGAGGCCGGCGAGGACGGCGATGAGCACCACCAGTCCCGCCGACACCACCGCGGTGCGGATCGTCTGCGGCGTTCGCACCGTTTCGACGAGTCCTCGGCGGGGGGAGGTACCTCGGACCTCGGTGGTCATCAGGCGGTGATGGCCTTCACGATCTGGTCCGCGGTCATGATGATCGACTTCGGCCCGCCGAAGGTCCATGTCCCGGTCTCCAGCTTGTGGATCTTCTTCGACACCACGAACGGCAGCCGCTGGTAGACGGCGTTCTGCGCGAGCCCGGTGGTGAAGACGTCCTCTTCCGACGCGCTGTAGAACAGCACGGTCTTCGGGTCGGTGAGCGCGGTCAGGCCCTCGACGTCGGTCTGGCCGAGCCCCCACTGCGGGTCGACCTTGCCGGTCCAGGCGTTTTTCAGGCCGACGGCCTCGGCGGTGTCGGAGACCAGCGAGCCCTTGCCGAACGGGCGGATGCTGACGGTGCTGCCTTCGAGGTAGCCGTCGGCCATCAGGAACGGGGTGCCCGCGGCGCCCTTCGCCTCGACGGCCTTCTTGCCTTCGGCGAGTTCGGCGTCCATTTCGGACAGTTGCTTCTCCGCATCGGCCTCCTTGCCGACCGTCTTCGCGATCAGCTTGAAGTCCTCGCGCAGGCGGTCGAAGTTGCGGCTCGCGTCGCTGGACTTGGTGACCACGACCGGCACGTACTTCTCGATCTGCGGCACCAGCGTGGAGTCACGCTCCTCGGCCATGATGACGACGTCGGGGTTCAAGCCGACGATCGCGTCGACACTGGGCTCGTTGCGCTTGCCGACGTCCTTGACCTCGGCGGTCAGCGGGACGGCCTTGTCCCACACGTGGTAGCCCGCGACGTCCGCGGCACCGACCGGCATGACACCGAGTGAAGCGACCATCTCGGCCTCGCCCCATTCGAGCGCGACGACCCGCTTGGCGGGGGCCTTGAGGGTGACGGCCTTGCCGCGGGAGTCGGTCACCGTGACCGGCCCGCTCGCGGCGGCGGACTCGCTCGGCGCGGCCGCGGTGTTCTCGGTGGTGCCGCAGGCGGACAGCAGCAGGGCCGTCGCCGCGACGAGGACGGCAGGGGTCGGTAAACGCATGGTTCTTCCTGGATTTCTCAGGCGGGCCTGGGCGAATGCCGCCCGAGTGGCCTGCAGTGGATCGCGCCCGTCACCGGGTCGTTCGCGACGTGGACGGTGACGCCGTAGGCCCGGGAAAGGTGCTCGGAGGTGAGCGCCTGCCCGATGTCACCGGTGGCCACGATGGTTCCCTCGCTCAGCAGCACGACCTCGTCGGCGATGATCGCCGCGTGGTCGAGATCGTGCAGTACCACGCCGACCGCGACGCCTTCGTTGGCGAGATCGCGGACGACGTCGAGGATCTCGACCTGATAGCGCAGGTCGAGATGGTTGGTGGGCTCGTCGAGCAGCAGTACGGAGGTCTGCTGGGCGAGACAGGACGCGAGCCAGACCCGCTGGAGTTCGCCGCCGGACAGTTCGTCGACGCCGCGTTCGGCCATCGGGGTCACGCCGGTCAGGTCCATCGCGCGGCGGATCGCGGCGGCGCCGTCGACGTCGACCCCGCGCCAGCCCGAACGGTACGGGTACCGGCCGTAGGCGACGACGTCGCGCACCGAGACCCCGCTCGGCGTGGGCCGGTGCTGGGTCAGCAACGTGACC encodes the following:
- a CDS encoding alkaline phosphatase D family protein, with the protein product MSLLLGPLLRHVDETSATLWVETDTASEVEVLGTTTRTFEIRGHHYALLVLTGLEPGTCTEYEVRVDGEKAWPLPESEFPPSRIRTLPENESRVRLVFGSCRKPHDGDTFGPDALAAYARRMAGGEESEWPQALLMLGDQVYADETTDETQEWLKKRRDTSKPPGTEVTDFEEYTHLYLEAWGEPTIRWLLSTVPTSMIFDDHDVRDDWNTSHTWRQQMRAQPWWQERLRGAIMSYWVYQHLGNLGPAELAEDPTYQKAVSSGEDNADLLVAYADEADNERDGTKGARWSYRRDFGKVRLLVIDSRAGRILEPGHRSMVDDDEFDWIEDNAANDDEPCDHLLIGSSLPWLLPPVISHLQSLNERACNRPGWRGRLAEQIRQAGDLEHWAAFRASFDRLAAMIAREGRVEDPPATISVLSGDVHHAYIAEARYPEPVTSAVYQLTCSPVHNAMPRPLRLAFAATWSASLAKLTRRWAARGGVEPLPLGWEKTSGPHFGNVIATVETDGRSAVTTIEQAVGDGLTEVARQRLA
- the htpG gene encoding molecular chaperone HtpG, with the protein product MTTSAETLEFQSEARQLLQLMIHSIYSNKDTFLRELVSNASDALDKLRLEAFRDKDLQADTDDLHIEIGTDPEKRTLTVRDNGIGMSRDDVVALIGTIAKSGTAEFLKKLKETKDSAASQDLIGQFGIGFYASFMVADKVTLLTRRAGSDEGVRWESEGEGTYTIETVPDLPQGTSVVLHLKPEDAEDQLFDYTSAAKIKQIVKKYSDFITWPIRMTEGEEVVTVNSMKALWARSSSDVTEDEYNEFYKHVAHDWNDPLETIRLQAEGTFEYQALLFLPGHAPLDLFMRERKRGVQLYVKRVFIMDDCEALMPEYLRFVKGVVDAQDLSLNVSREILQQDRQIQLIRRRLVKKVLSTVKTLMADENPDKYETFWKEFGRAVKEGLLDDHENRTAILDICSFASTHDVDGTGKLTSLREYVERMKDGQEHIYYLTGESRQSIENSPHLEAFRAKGYEVLVLTDPIDEMWVDAVPAFEEKQFQSVAKGEVELGSDTTDEQKEEFSGLLSWLTKTLSEQVKEVRLSSRLTTSPACIVGDTNDVTPTLEKMYRAMGQEMPRIKRILELNPGHPLVSGLRASFAEKGENDGLAETAELLYGMALLAEGGELGDPARFTKLLATHLQKTL
- a CDS encoding iron ABC transporter permease, with amino-acid sequence MTTEVRGTSPRRGLVETVRTPQTIRTAVVSAGLVVLIAVLAGLHLTQGTSTSGPLDVVKAIFGQGDAQTLAVLEGSRVPRLLAALLLGIALGVAGAGLQSVARNPLASPDTLAVNAGAHFAVVAISAFGLSLPLVPVGGAAFAGGLAAAVVVLGLAGGGSASPRLVLVGSAVLLALQSVTILLLLLFEQETNGLFAWGSGSLTVADLRATGQMTPIVVLAVVALIAMGRRLDVLALGDDNATVLGLRVRRTRVTAVVLTVALTAAAVTVAGPVGFVGLSAPVITRLLLPIAKHRALLPVSGLVGVVTVLGADVVLRAIMGSAAAVRVPTGVVTTIVGAVVMVWLARRGRGSGSRRPAPAGRVGVAGSARRLVTISVVLVALLAVVPVVGLMLGDRMVLLGDLANWVDGNTGTALTFVLDQRLPRVLAALLAGAALAVSGCGIQSVSRNPLAEPGLLGITAGAGLGAITLITIVPAVGAWSIAGAAGVGATVVFALVYGLAWRSGLDSDRLVIIGIAVWSAGMALITLLIVVSDPWNSAKALTWLSGSTYGRTLEQVAPVALALIVLTPLSWIKHRELDLHALDEDTPRVLGLRVERSRLVVLAASGILAATAVSAIGVVVFVGLVAPHLARSLVGGRHGRVIPVAAALGALLVSVADTLGRTVIAPAQIPAGLVIAMVGTPYFVLVLWRTRP
- a CDS encoding iron-siderophore ABC transporter substrate-binding protein codes for the protein MRLPTPAVLVAATALLLSACGTTENTAAAPSESAAASGPVTVTDSRGKAVTLKAPAKRVVALEWGEAEMVASLGVMPVGAADVAGYHVWDKAVPLTAEVKDVGKRNEPSVDAIVGLNPDVVIMAEERDSTLVPQIEKYVPVVVTKSSDASRNFDRLREDFKLIAKTVGKEADAEKQLSEMDAELAEGKKAVEAKGAAGTPFLMADGYLEGSTVSIRPFGKGSLVSDTAEAVGLKNAWTGKVDPQWGLGQTDVEGLTALTDPKTVLFYSASEEDVFTTGLAQNAVYQRLPFVVSKKIHKLETGTWTFGGPKSIIMTADQIVKAITA
- a CDS encoding ABC transporter ATP-binding protein, whose protein sequence is MSTEDALLTGHDLVLAHQERAVVDGVSLSLRAGTVTALVGPNGSGKSTLLRSLARLHKPREGSVRLGGSTVWGGNALSGKEFARRVTLLTQHRPTPSGVSVRDVVAYGRYPYRSGWRGVDVDGAAAIRRAMDLTGVTPMAERGVDELSGGELQRVWLASCLAQQTSVLLLDEPTNHLDLRYQVEILDVVRDLANEGVAVGVVLHDLDHAAIIADEVVLLSEGTIVATGDIGQALTSEHLSRAYGVTVHVANDPVTGAIHCRPLGRHSPRPA